The stretch of DNA AGATCCGTCGAGTTAAGCCTGTGCGGTCGAGTTCGTCCCGCACGCGCGGCAAACTCGACCGGAAGAAGGAAAGTCGGCGAAAATGTGGCCTGGCGAACCCGAGTGGCGCTCCTCGGACTCATCGGGTACGCTTGGCAGGTTGTCTGTGCGCCGGATTCCCGGCCTCCGCATTCCACACATGCACAACCCTCCTGTTGCAGAAATTCTGCAGCCGTTTTAGTCCGAAGGAGGTGGGTTAGTCATGCACCAGTACGAACTGATGGTTATCCTCGATCCCGAGATCGATGAGCGCACCGTAGCTCCCAGCCTTGACAAGTTCCTCAACGTTATTCGTAACGCCAATGGAACCATTGACAAGGTTGATGTTTGGGGTCGTCGTCGTCTCGCATACGAGATCAACAAGAAGACCGAAGGCATCTACGCCGTCGTTGACTTCACCGCAACTTCTGAAGCGACGGTCGAGCTCGACCGTCAGCTGAAGCTGTCTGAGGCAGTCATGCGCACCAAGGTTCTCCGCGCAGAAGAAGGCATCGCTCAGGTTGTCGAAGCCAAGAAGCTCGCCGACGAGAAGGCCGCCCGCAAGGCTGCCAACCCGAAGGCTGCTCCTGTCAAGGTTGACGCCAAGCCCGACGCCAAGGTTGCCGCTCCGGCCGCCAAGGTTGCCGCGGCCGCCAAGGCTGAGGCTCCTGCTGAGGCTGCCGCCGAAGCTCCGGCCGAAGCTGCCGCCGACAAGGCAAGCGACAAGTAGCCCATGGCTGGCGAGACCGTAATCACCGTGGTGGGCAACCTCACCAGCGATCCGGAACTGCGTTACACGCAGAACGGGCTGGCTGTTGCCAACTTCACCATCGCATCCACTCCGCGCAATTTCGATCGCGCAGCTAATGAGTGGAAAGATGGCGACGCATTGTTCCTGCGCGCGAGCGTTTGGCGTGAATTCGCCGAGCACGTTGCAGGTTCATTGACCAAGGGTTCCCGTGTCATCGCTACCGGGCGTCTCAAGCAGCGTTCGTATGAGACGAAGGAAGGTGAGAAGCGCACCAGCATGGAGCTCGAGATCGATGAGATCGGCCCCAGCCTGCGCTACGCAACCGCTTCGCTCACGCGCGCGCAGTCGTCAGGCCCACGTACCGGCGGTCCTGCCGGCGGTGGAAACGACGAGCCCTGGGCTCCCAGCGCACCCGCTTCGAACGGCGCTCCTGCCGCTTCGGGCGGAGACGTCTGGAACACCCCAGGCAACTTCAGCGACGAGACCCCCTTCTAAGCCAAGCCTCACGGCTCTTGGCTGAATCGCACACTTAAGAAAGCAAAGGAAATCATGGCTGGAAAGAGCAGCGGCGACCGCCGCAAGCCACTCCGCGGAGCCAAGGGCGGCAAGAACGCCGCTCCCGCGAAGTCGATCCGCGTCGGTGTCATCGACTACAAGGATGTCGCAACCCTCCGCAAGTTCATCTCGGAGCGTGGAAAGATCCGCGCCCGCCGCATCACCGGCGTCTCCGTCCAGGAGCAGCGTTTGATCGCGCGTGCCGTTAAGAACGCTCGCGAAATGGCTTTGCTGCCATACGCTGGCTCGGGCCGGTAGGGAGTAATCACATGTCGAAACTCATTCTGACGCACGAGGTCTCTGGCCTCGGCACCCCCGGTGACGTCGTGGACGTCAAGAACGGTTACGCACGCAACTTCCTGGTTCCCCAGGGCTTTGCTGTGACCTGGACCCGCGGTGGCGAAAAGCAGATCGAACAGATCAAGGCCGCTCGCGCGGCTCGCGAACACGCCACCCTCGAAGAAGCGCAGGCCCTCAAGGCTGCACTCGAGAACGCCAAGGTCAAGCTGGTCGTCAAGACCGGCACCGGCGGACGCCTCTTCGGCTCCGTCAAGACCTCGGATGTTGCTGACGCTGTGGCCGCTGCCGGCCTGGGCGCCATCGACAAGCGCAAGATCGAGCTCAGCCCGATCAAGCTGACCGGCGAGCACACGGCGACTGTTCGCCTGCGCGACGAGCTCAGCGCAACGATCACCCTTCAGGTGGTCTCCGCCAAATAAGGCGGTGTGCTCGGTGTAGCGGTGGCCCTTCGGGGTTCACCGCTACACCCCGTTAAGGGCGCATTTCGAGGTCATTATGCACCCATCTGTGCACAGGTGTGCAGGAATTACCGCAAGGTTCAAGGCACACTTGAAGCAGGTTTTTCCACACAGCTGTGAATAGCTTAAATAGCTGGTCAACGGCTTTTTAATAAAACGTAACCAGAAGTTATCCACAAGAGAGTGCACAGATTGTGCACAGACCTTCCGGCGTTTCGCCCGGATTGTCCACAGAGTTATCCACAGGCATGTTTGGTGGTGTGCAGAGCCGTCCTTAGGGTGGGCTTGCGCGCGTCTCTCAGCAGGGGTGTGCCCTCAGCCGCCCGTGTCGGTGGCTCACGGTAGATAAGAAGTACACGAAACGATAGATGGAGGCGCGAGTGTCCCTCGCACATATGGGTTTGGCGGAGCGCGGCGAGCGTAGTGGGTCAGAAGCCCGCTCGATCGAGCGAGTTCCCCCGCACGACATGCTCGCGGAGCAGAGCGCCCTGGGCGGCATGATGCTCAGCAAAGATGCCGTGGCCGACGTCGTCGAAACCGTGCGCGGATCCGATTTCTACATTCCCAAGCACGAGATCATCTTCGATGCGATTCTCTCGCTCTACTCTCACGGTGAACCGACCGATGTCATCGCGGTCACCGACGAGCTCACCAAGATCGGCGAGCTCTCCCGGGCCGGTGGCGCCGAGTACCTGCACACTCTGACCAGCCTGGTGCCGACGGCCGCCAATGCCGGCTTTTACTCCTCGATCGTCGCCGAACGTGCCCTGTTGCGTCGCCTCGTCGAAGCCGGCACCCGCGTCGTTCAGATGGCGTACGCCGGTGAAGGCGAAGTGCTCGACATCGTCAACACCGCGCAGGCCGAGATCTATTCGGTGACCGCGAACAGCGAGACCGAAGACTATGTTCCGCTGTCCGAAGCGGTGGGTGTGGCCATCGACGAGATCGAAGCGGCCAAGCTCAAAGACGGTGGTATGTCGGGAGTCCCGACCGGATTCGCCGAACTCGACGAGCTGACCAACGGGTTCCACCCCGGTCAGCTCATCATCGTCGCCGCCCGACCCGCCCTGGGAAAATCGACCCTGGCCCTCGATTTTTGTCGCGCCGCATCCATCAAGAGCGGCAAGCCCAGCGTTTTCTTCTCGCTCGAAATGGGTCGCAGCGAAATCGCCATGCGTTTGCTGGCCGCGGAGGCATCCGTGCCGCTGCAGAGCATGCGCAAGGGAACCGTCGAGGCGCGCGACTGGACGACGATCGCCCAGACCCGCGGCCGCATCAACGACGCCCCGTTCTACATCGACGACAGCCCGAACATGACCCTGGTCGAGATTCGGGCGAAGTGCCGACGTCTCAAGCAGCGGGTCGGCCTTGAGCTCATCGTGATCGACTACCTGCAGCTGATGACCTCCGGCAAGCGCGTCGAGTCGCGCCAGCAAGAAGTAAGTGAGTTCTCGCGTGCACTCAAGCTGCTCGCCAAAGAGCTGCAGGTGCCGGTCATCGCACTGTCGCAGCTGAACCGTGGTCCCGAGCAGCGCGCCGACAAGATGCCGGCTATCTCCGACCTTCGTGAATCAGGGTCGCTTGAGCAGGACGCCGACATGGTCATTCTGCTTCACCGTGAGAGCGCCTATGAGAAAGACAACCCGCGTGCGGGCGAGGCTGACCTCATTGTGGCCAAGCACCGTAACGGCCCGACCCGTACGGTCACGGTGGCATTCCACGGCCACTACTCGCGCTTTGCCGACATGGTGGCCGGCTCGTAGCATCGGATGAGAGCTGACTGGCTCAGCTTTCACTGGTGTCCATCACGTGTCTCTGCCCGAGCCCAGTGCGGAGCGGCGCGTGGTGTGCCGGGTGGGCACCGCGGACCAGGGATCCTCGGGCCAGGGATGCTTCGGGTAGCGGCCGCGCATCTCGGCGCGCACCTGCGCGTACGGGCCCGCCCAGAATGAGGCGAGGTCGTCGGTCACAGCCAGGGGGTGCCCGGCGGGCGACAGCAAATGGAACAACACCGGCACGCGTCCTGCGACGAGACGCGGCGTCTCGGCCCACCCGAAGCATTCCTGAAGTTTTACAGCCACCACGGGTCGGGCACCGGGATCTTCGACCGGCGGATAGCTGAGACGCACCTGCGAGCCGCTGGGCACCGCGAGCCGCTCCGGAACCAGCACATCCAGGTCGACCGCTGCGGGCCACGGCAGGATGCGCCGCAGCGCCGGGGCCAGGTCGATGCGCGCGGTGGGCGTGCCGGCGGCGAGATCTGACAGTTCGGGGCCGAGCCAGGAATCGAGGGTGCCGAGCAGAGCGGTATCTGACACATCCGGCCACGGCGATCCGAGCTCGTGGTGCAGCAGGGCGAGGCGACGCCGCAGAGCATCCGCGGCATCTGACCAGATAAATATTCCGAGCCCGTGCTCGGAGACGGCATGACGGACGGCATCCCGTCCGCCCTCGTTCGCCTGCACGCGAACCGGAACCGACGAGCGCACGATCGCGCCGAGCCGACGTTCACGACGCGCGACGACGCGTCCGTTCACGAACTGTGCCTCGAGCCGGTCGGTACAGAGATGGGGCGCCACCTGCTCGGCCTGATTCTCAGAGATGAGGGCGGCAGAGCGGATGATTGCCCCGGTTCCTGCGGCCGCTCTCCCCTGGGCCCGGGTGACGTCCGCCACAGCCAGCCACTCGGCACTGGCGAGCGGACCGGTGATCCCAGCACGGGTACCCGAGGCGAGAAGGAAGGTTGCGCTGTGAGGTGACCGATCGACGCGGCGCGCAATCCACTCGGGAAATGCGAGCGCGATGAGGAGGCCGGTCTGATCCGCGCTTCCTCGGGCAGCGGCGCCTGGCCCCGTGCCGGTCGCCCCAGCGAAGCGCTCGAGACGCCGAGCCTCCTGCTCCCAGCGGCGGGCATCCGGGCTTCGTCCCGTGCGCAGCAGGTTAAGTGCCGCCTGGGCATCTCCATCCGCAACGCGAAGATCGCCGCTGAGCAGCGCGATCACCTCGGACGCTGTGCGCCCGCCGACCAGGGCGCTGCCGGCGCGAAGGGCGCGGGCGAGGCGAGGAGCGGTCGGGATGCGGGCAAGCGCTCGCCCCTCGTCGGTGGCGCGGCCCTCGGAGTCGATCGCGCCGAGTCCGCGCAGTGCGGCGAGAGCATCGCCGAGGCTCACGGCGGGAAGCGGATCTACCAGCCGAAGACCCATGCCGCCCGGCGCGCCCCAGCAGGCCAGCAGCAGGGCTGCATCGGTGAGATCTGCCGCCTGGATCTCCGGAGCGGGGTGCGCGGGTGCTGCGGCGAAGGTGCGCTCGTCGACGCATCGCACCACCACCCCCGGCCCCTGCCGGGTGGCGCGCCCGGAGCGCTGGATGGCAGACGCCTTGGGCGTCGGGCCGGTGACGAGACCGGTCATGCCACGCCCAGCATCCCGCTGGGGAGCACGCGACAGGCAGGTGTCGACGACCAGACGCACGCCGGGGACGGTCAGAGAGGATTCGGCGAGTGACGTCGTGACAATGATCCGCGCCGGACGATCAGGGCCCCGCCCGCTGATCACCGCATCCTGCTCTGCGGCGGGAATCTGGCCGTGCAGCTCGCGCACGTCGAACTCCGCGGCCAGGCCACGGATGCGCCCGGCGATCTCGGCGACCTCACGCGCACCCGGCGCGAAAACGAGAGCATCGGCGGTCGGATCGGTGCGCACGAGGGCGCGGTGTGCCGCGACGGCGGTGCTTGCCACGTGGTCAAGGAACGCCCAGGTCACCCCGCGTTCATCCAGCCGAGGCGTGGGGCAGGGTGCCCAGCGCACCTCGAGCGGATGCGCTGGGGTCGCCTGGGTCACGATCGGTGCAGCGCCCGCATCCGTTCCGAGGACCGTCGCGAACCGGTCGGCGTCGAGTGTCGCGGACATTGCGATGAGAACGAGATCGTCACGCAGCTCGCGCACCTCGCCGAGCAGCCCGATCAGCAGGTCCGTCTCCAAAGCCCGTTCGTGCACCTCGTCGATGATGACCGCGCCGACCCCGTCGAGACCCGGGTCATCGAGCAGGCGGCGCAGCAGCACGCCGGCGGTGACGAACTCGATTCGGGTGGACGGGCCGACCTGGCGTTCGCCGCGCACGGTGAATCCGACGCGGGAGCCGATGGATGAGCCGTCCAGCTGCGCGAGGCGTCGGGCGGCAGCGCGGGCAGCGACCCGGCGGGGTTGAGTGACGATCACCCGGCCCCGAACACGATCGGCGATCACGGGCGGAACAAGCGTGGTCTTTCCCGTGCCCGGCGGCGCGCTGACGACGACGGTGGGGCTCCGATCGAGCGCAGCGGTCAGGTCATCGACCGCTGAGGCGAAAGCGAGCCCGCGACCGATCTCTGACGGGTTGAACGGCGCGCTGGTCACTCCCCCAGTCTCTCGCGTTCGCGAGCTGTGCACGTACCTGTCACATCCGGCCGCGCCTCAACGCTGGGCCAAGCTGACGGATGCCGCTCGCTACGCGTCGCGCAGCAGCACCCCGCTGGTCAATCCCTCCCCGCTGATCGATCCCTCCCCGCTGGTCGAGCCTGCCCCGCTGGTCGAGCCTGCCCCGCTGATCGAGCTCGTCGAGATCCCGTGAGCCCGCCTCGAGACCCCCGAGTGAGGTCTCGACAAGCTCGACCGACGGTTCGGCAATCGACCCCGCGCCCCCTCTGCAGATCGAGTCCACACCGCTGAACGAGCCCACACCGCTGATCGAGCCCACGCCGTTGATCGAGCCCCCTCCCGCTGATCGAGCTCGTCGAGATCCCGTGAGCCCGCCTCGAGACCCCCGGGCGGGGTCTCGACCGGTTAAGTTCTCGATCCCTCCACAGACACAGCTTCGAGAAGTTATGCACCAATACTGAGAAAAGCTCGTAATCATGTTCGTTCTTTGGGAGAATAGAGCTATGTCAATCACCTCCCCACCCCCCGTCTCCGCCCCGGAGCCGACACCCGCCCCGGGTGCAGCGGCACCGACCGCGGCCATGGTGCTGGCGGCGGTCGAACAGGCCCGCTCTTCTCTGGCGGTTCTCGGCACCGTCAGCCCCGAGGCGTTCACTGACGACGACCTACTCGGTGTGCTCGGTGCGTTCGAAGGTGTGGGCCGGCTGGTTGATGCGGGACGGGTGGCTGTGGCGGCGACGGTCGAGGAACGCTCCGGCCGGTGGCTGGGCCGCGACTCCCTCGCGGCGAAGCGGGGCTGTACCAGTGGCATCGACCTGATCACCCGGGTCACCCGCATTTCTGGCCGGGAAGCGAAACGGCGTAGCGCCCTCGGTCTGCGAATGCGGGACACCCAACACGTCGGCACGATCATCCCCGCACTGTTCCCCACGGTGGGTGCCGCGGTCGCTTCGGGCTTGCTGGGGGTGGATGCGGCGGAGGTGATCATGTCCGGTCTGGCCGAGATCTCCCCGCGTGTTGCCCCCGATGATCTTGCGGCTGCGGAACGCGCGTTGGTGTCTGCGGCGACGGGCACGATCACGGCCGAGAATGAGGGTGAGCCGGGCGCGGGCTTTGCGTTCTCGGCGGACTCACTGCGGGTGCAGATGTTGCAGTGGCAGGCGGCGCTGGACCCCGACGGGGTGGCACCGAACGAGGTCGAGGGTGAGGCGACGAGCACGATCAGTTTCGGCCGCTTCAAAGACGGTGTGTATCCGGTGCGGGGCGGGGTGACTCCCGATCTGTACGGAATCATGAACCTCACCTTCGACGCGTTCATTGCCGCCCGCAAAACCCCCGCGTTCCCCACCGCCGCCGAACAAGCCCGCGACCAGGCCCGCGACCAGGCACGCGACGACCAAGCCGAGCTCGATTCTCACGACGGTCACGACGGTCACGACGGTCCCGACGGACACGACGTATACGACGAGCACCTCCACGACCACGACCACGACGACCACGGTCAGGGTTCAGCCTCAGCCGAGGTTCCTCTTCCCGGGTCGCCCGGGCACGAGTTCGATGACGTCGACACCCGCACCGCTGGTGAGAAGCGGGCCGATATTCTGCGCGGCATGTTCACCCAGTTCGCTCAAGCCGATAACACTCCCAGCATTGGTGGTGCACCGCCGACGGTGGTGGTGCATGTGA from Leifsonia psychrotolerans encodes:
- a CDS encoding single-stranded DNA-binding protein, translated to MAGETVITVVGNLTSDPELRYTQNGLAVANFTIASTPRNFDRAANEWKDGDALFLRASVWREFAEHVAGSLTKGSRVIATGRLKQRSYETKEGEKRTSMELEIDEIGPSLRYATASLTRAQSSGPRTGGPAGGGNDEPWAPSAPASNGAPAASGGDVWNTPGNFSDETPF
- the rpsR gene encoding 30S ribosomal protein S18 — its product is MAGKSSGDRRKPLRGAKGGKNAAPAKSIRVGVIDYKDVATLRKFISERGKIRARRITGVSVQEQRLIARAVKNAREMALLPYAGSGR
- the rplI gene encoding 50S ribosomal protein L9, encoding MSKLILTHEVSGLGTPGDVVDVKNGYARNFLVPQGFAVTWTRGGEKQIEQIKAARAAREHATLEEAQALKAALENAKVKLVVKTGTGGRLFGSVKTSDVADAVAAAGLGAIDKRKIELSPIKLTGEHTATVRLRDELSATITLQVVSAK
- the dnaB gene encoding replicative DNA helicase; its protein translation is MSLAHMGLAERGERSGSEARSIERVPPHDMLAEQSALGGMMLSKDAVADVVETVRGSDFYIPKHEIIFDAILSLYSHGEPTDVIAVTDELTKIGELSRAGGAEYLHTLTSLVPTAANAGFYSSIVAERALLRRLVEAGTRVVQMAYAGEGEVLDIVNTAQAEIYSVTANSETEDYVPLSEAVGVAIDEIEAAKLKDGGMSGVPTGFAELDELTNGFHPGQLIIVAARPALGKSTLALDFCRAASIKSGKPSVFFSLEMGRSEIAMRLLAAEASVPLQSMRKGTVEARDWTTIAQTRGRINDAPFYIDDSPNMTLVEIRAKCRRLKQRVGLELIVIDYLQLMTSGKRVESRQQEVSEFSRALKLLAKELQVPVIALSQLNRGPEQRADKMPAISDLRESGSLEQDADMVILLHRESAYEKDNPRAGEADLIVAKHRNGPTRTVTVAFHGHYSRFADMVAGS
- the hrpB gene encoding ATP-dependent helicase HrpB, with the protein product MTSAPFNPSEIGRGLAFASAVDDLTAALDRSPTVVVSAPPGTGKTTLVPPVIADRVRGRVIVTQPRRVAARAAARRLAQLDGSSIGSRVGFTVRGERQVGPSTRIEFVTAGVLLRRLLDDPGLDGVGAVIIDEVHERALETDLLIGLLGEVRELRDDLVLIAMSATLDADRFATVLGTDAGAAPIVTQATPAHPLEVRWAPCPTPRLDERGVTWAFLDHVASTAVAAHRALVRTDPTADALVFAPGAREVAEIAGRIRGLAAEFDVRELHGQIPAAEQDAVISGRGPDRPARIIVTTSLAESSLTVPGVRLVVDTCLSRAPQRDAGRGMTGLVTGPTPKASAIQRSGRATRQGPGVVVRCVDERTFAAAPAHPAPEIQAADLTDAALLLACWGAPGGMGLRLVDPLPAVSLGDALAALRGLGAIDSEGRATDEGRALARIPTAPRLARALRAGSALVGGRTASEVIALLSGDLRVADGDAQAALNLLRTGRSPDARRWEQEARRLERFAGATGTGPGAAARGSADQTGLLIALAFPEWIARRVDRSPHSATFLLASGTRAGITGPLASAEWLAVADVTRAQGRAAAGTGAIIRSAALISENQAEQVAPHLCTDRLEAQFVNGRVVARRERRLGAIVRSSVPVRVQANEGGRDAVRHAVSEHGLGIFIWSDAADALRRRLALLHHELGSPWPDVSDTALLGTLDSWLGPELSDLAAGTPTARIDLAPALRRILPWPAAVDLDVLVPERLAVPSGSQVRLSYPPVEDPGARPVVAVKLQECFGWAETPRLVAGRVPVLFHLLSPAGHPLAVTDDLASFWAGPYAQVRAEMRGRYPKHPWPEDPWSAVPTRHTTRRSALGSGRDT
- a CDS encoding HNH endonuclease; the protein is MSITSPPPVSAPEPTPAPGAAAPTAAMVLAAVEQARSSLAVLGTVSPEAFTDDDLLGVLGAFEGVGRLVDAGRVAVAATVEERSGRWLGRDSLAAKRGCTSGIDLITRVTRISGREAKRRSALGLRMRDTQHVGTIIPALFPTVGAAVASGLLGVDAAEVIMSGLAEISPRVAPDDLAAAERALVSAATGTITAENEGEPGAGFAFSADSLRVQMLQWQAALDPDGVAPNEVEGEATSTISFGRFKDGVYPVRGGVTPDLYGIMNLTFDAFIAARKTPAFPTAAEQARDQARDQARDDQAELDSHDGHDGHDGPDGHDVYDEHLHDHDHDDHGQGSASAEVPLPGSPGHEFDDVDTRTAGEKRADILRGMFTQFAQADNTPSIGGAPPTVVVHVNVNDIEAGRGVGWIDGVDAPISLRTVDQMMCAGGTQTVLFGQNGEVLTLTDPQRLFNRAQRRAILARDGGCGVPGCDAPAQWLEFHHVIPWSKGGTTEVDNGVALCWRHHHTIETSGWEILMVNGRPQVKAPAWIDPTRTWRDANRHRTDTHRRD